A genome region from Pseudoroseomonas cervicalis includes the following:
- a CDS encoding branched-chain amino acid ABC transporter permease, whose protein sequence is METFLQLVLNGLMLGGLFAIISVGLTLIFGIIRLVNFAHGELLMVGMYLTWLGTTKLGLHPYLLAPPLVLVLFLLGVLIQRFILQPLLEARDAHVQIFATVGLSTALINLALLVFGADLYATPASGVRDSLSFGPFRVMVGQLVMFVCGIAVVSALHLFMERSHLGRAIRATAQHRAAAQLMGVNVQRIYIVTFGIGAACVGLAAALVAPVYPASPTVGTYFVLTAFVVVVLGGMGSLHGAFLGAMLIGLVDSLSGYYIAPDLKEVVIFALFILILLFRPTGLLGLGRGSE, encoded by the coding sequence ATGGAAACCTTCCTGCAGCTGGTGCTGAACGGGCTGATGCTGGGCGGGCTGTTCGCCATCATCAGCGTCGGGCTGACGCTGATCTTCGGCATCATCCGGCTGGTGAACTTCGCGCATGGCGAGCTGCTGATGGTCGGCATGTACCTGACCTGGCTCGGCACCACGAAGCTCGGCCTGCACCCTTACCTGCTGGCGCCGCCCCTGGTGCTGGTGCTGTTCCTGCTGGGCGTGCTGATCCAGCGCTTCATCCTGCAGCCGCTGCTGGAGGCGCGTGACGCGCATGTGCAGATCTTCGCGACGGTGGGCCTGTCCACCGCGCTGATCAACTTGGCGCTGCTGGTCTTCGGCGCCGATCTCTACGCGACGCCTGCCTCCGGCGTGCGCGATTCCCTCAGCTTCGGCCCGTTCCGCGTCATGGTCGGGCAGCTGGTGATGTTCGTCTGCGGCATCGCCGTGGTCAGCGCGCTGCATCTGTTCATGGAGCGCAGCCATCTCGGCCGCGCCATCCGGGCCACCGCGCAGCACCGCGCCGCGGCGCAGCTGATGGGCGTCAACGTCCAGCGCATCTACATCGTCACCTTCGGCATCGGCGCCGCCTGCGTCGGGCTGGCGGCGGCGCTGGTGGCGCCGGTCTATCCGGCCTCGCCCACCGTCGGCACCTATTTCGTGCTGACCGCCTTTGTCGTCGTCGTGCTGGGCGGCATGGGCAGCCTGCATGGCGCCTTCCTGGGCGCCATGCTGATCGGCCTCGTCGACAGCCTCAGCGGCTACTACATCGCGCCGGATCTGAAGGAGGTGGTGATCTTCGCCCTCTTCATCCTGATCCTGCTGTTCCGCCCGACCGGCCTGCTCGGCCTCGGCCGCGGCTCCGAATGA
- a CDS encoding ABC transporter permease subunit, whose product MSDLTLPAAASAPRRFDLGLLATLALLVLLLAVPLLINDDFVFHVFITICLYGALATAWNIVGGFAGQLSLGHAIFYGIGAYTAGLLVPLGISPWIGMLAGAALSALLGIGIGLPCFRLRGPFFALATIAFLQVIRLLALHFTGLTGGAVGLMVPLQTGWQWMIFFERWPSLLIAFGLLTLTLGVAGYIRHARFGYYLVATREREPAAAAAGVNTLRVRLQAVAISAALTSMVGTFHGMYLTFIEPEAMFSLAFSVQIAMFALIGGIGTVLGPLLGTLLVVPLTELARGWLGASALGLHGFVYGTVLVLIVLFVPDGLAGLLRRRPAPLREMEAEPATLPAEPRAPVRRDIGEPILVAEHLNKRFGGLAVTQDVSLTLRQGEVLGIIGPNGAGKTTLFNQLSGFLAPSSGVVRVRVDGEGFVTPRTPHGFAQAGIGRTFQIVQPFAAMTVLENIMIGAFHRYPGRVAAREKALETAQRMGLWAQRDMEARNLTIGGLKRLEIARVMAMEPRILLLDEVMAGLNQTDVRRAIRLVEEIRDSGVSIIAIEHVMQAIMALSDRVIVLNSGKLIAAGRPQEVVRDPQVIEAYLGKDFADAHPA is encoded by the coding sequence ATGAGCGACCTCACCCTTCCCGCCGCCGCCTCAGCGCCGCGCCGCTTCGATCTCGGGCTGCTCGCCACCCTGGCCCTGCTGGTGCTGCTGCTGGCGGTGCCGCTGCTGATCAATGATGATTTCGTCTTCCACGTCTTCATCACCATCTGCCTCTATGGCGCGCTGGCGACCGCGTGGAACATCGTTGGCGGCTTTGCCGGGCAGCTCTCGCTGGGCCACGCCATCTTCTATGGCATCGGCGCCTATACGGCCGGGCTGCTGGTGCCGCTCGGCATCTCGCCCTGGATCGGCATGCTGGCCGGCGCTGCCCTCTCGGCGCTGCTCGGCATCGGCATCGGCCTGCCCTGCTTCCGGCTGCGCGGGCCCTTCTTCGCCCTGGCCACCATCGCCTTCCTGCAGGTGATCCGGCTGCTGGCGCTGCATTTCACCGGTCTGACCGGCGGCGCCGTGGGGCTGATGGTGCCGCTGCAGACCGGCTGGCAGTGGATGATCTTCTTCGAGCGCTGGCCCTCTCTGCTGATCGCCTTCGGATTGCTGACGCTGACGCTGGGTGTCGCCGGCTATATCCGCCATGCGCGCTTCGGCTACTACCTGGTGGCGACGCGGGAGCGCGAGCCGGCGGCGGCGGCGGCCGGCGTCAACACGCTGCGGGTGCGGCTGCAGGCGGTGGCCATCTCCGCCGCGCTGACCTCGATGGTCGGCACCTTCCACGGCATGTACCTCACCTTCATCGAGCCGGAGGCGATGTTCTCGCTCGCCTTCTCGGTGCAGATCGCGATGTTCGCGTTGATCGGCGGCATCGGCACGGTGCTGGGGCCGCTGCTCGGCACGCTGCTGGTGGTGCCGCTGACCGAGCTGGCGCGCGGCTGGCTGGGCGCCTCGGCACTCGGCCTGCATGGCTTCGTCTATGGCACGGTGCTGGTGCTGATTGTCCTTTTCGTGCCCGACGGCCTGGCCGGGCTGCTGCGCCGCCGCCCTGCCCCGCTGCGCGAGATGGAGGCCGAGCCCGCCACCTTGCCCGCCGAGCCGCGCGCGCCGGTGCGGCGCGACATCGGCGAGCCCATCCTGGTGGCCGAGCATCTGAACAAGCGCTTCGGCGGCCTGGCGGTGACGCAGGATGTCAGCCTGACGCTGCGCCAGGGCGAGGTGCTGGGCATCATCGGGCCGAACGGCGCCGGAAAGACGACGCTGTTCAACCAGCTCTCCGGCTTCCTGGCGCCGAGCTCCGGCGTGGTGCGGGTGCGCGTCGATGGCGAGGGCTTCGTCACCCCGCGCACGCCGCATGGCTTCGCGCAGGCCGGCATCGGCCGCACCTTCCAGATCGTGCAGCCCTTCGCGGCGATGACGGTGCTCGAGAACATCATGATCGGCGCCTTCCATCGCTATCCCGGCCGCGTTGCCGCGCGGGAGAAGGCGCTGGAGACGGCGCAGCGCATGGGCCTCTGGGCGCAGCGCGACATGGAGGCGCGCAACCTGACCATCGGCGGGCTGAAGCGGCTGGAGATCGCCCGTGTCATGGCGATGGAGCCGCGCATCCTGCTGCTGGACGAAGTGATGGCGGGGCTGAACCAGACCGATGTGCGCCGCGCCATCCGCCTGGTCGAGGAGATCCGCGACAGCGGCGTCAGCATCATCGCCATCGAGCATGTGATGCAGGCGATCATGGCGCTGTCCGACCGCGTCATCGTGCTCAATTCCGGCAAGCTGATCGCCGCGGGCCGCCCACAGGAGGTGGTGCGCGACCCGCAGGTGATCGAGGCCTATCTGGGGAAGGATTTCGCCGATGCTCACCCTGCATGA
- a CDS encoding ABC transporter ATP-binding protein has translation MLTLHEVTSGYGRTTILHGISAEVRAGEVVTIVGANGAGKTTTLRTIAGLLRPSGGRITFEGEEISRLTPHEVVARGITLIPEGRQLFPFMTVRDNLRMGAYTPHARGRERQTMEEVLDLFPRLRERLEQQAGSLSGGEQQMVAIARGMMARPKLLMFDEPSLGLAPIIVAQVFAVVEQIVATGVTVLIVEQNVVRTLSIADRGYVLENGEIVMSDSGAALLRDDHVRRAYLGI, from the coding sequence ATGCTCACCCTGCATGAGGTGACCTCCGGCTATGGCCGCACCACCATCCTGCACGGCATCAGCGCCGAGGTGCGGGCGGGCGAGGTGGTGACCATCGTCGGCGCCAATGGCGCGGGCAAGACCACGACGCTGCGCACCATCGCCGGGCTGCTGCGCCCGAGCGGCGGGCGCATCACCTTCGAGGGCGAGGAGATCTCCCGCCTGACGCCGCATGAGGTGGTGGCGCGCGGCATCACCCTGATCCCGGAGGGGCGGCAATTGTTCCCCTTCATGACGGTGCGCGACAATCTCCGCATGGGCGCCTATACGCCGCATGCGCGCGGGCGCGAGAGGCAGACCATGGAGGAGGTTCTCGACCTCTTCCCCCGCCTGCGGGAGCGGCTGGAGCAGCAGGCGGGCTCGCTCTCGGGCGGCGAGCAGCAGATGGTCGCCATCGCGCGCGGCATGATGGCGCGGCCCAAGCTGCTGATGTTCGACGAGCCCTCGCTGGGCCTCGCGCCCATCATCGTGGCGCAGGTCTTCGCCGTGGTGGAGCAGATCGTGGCCACCGGCGTCACCGTGCTGATCGTCGAGCAGAATGTGGTGCGCACTCTCAGCATCGCCGATCGCGGCTATGTGCTGGAGAATGGGGAGATCGTCATGTCCGACAGCGGCGCCGCCCTGCTGCGCGACGACCATGTCCGCCGCGCCTATCTCGGCATCTGA
- the fabG gene encoding 3-oxoacyl-ACP reductase FabG, with protein MQQQDLADRPSHAGRIVLVTGGGQGIGAAIARGFARRGAKVGLVDAVPDRAEAMAAELGGAGATADVADFSALEAAIRELEKKLGGRFDTLVNNAGISPKHDGRAHGAWEMAPEEWQRVVGVNLNGCFHAIRLLVPGMMQAGRGAIVNMSSVAGRTYSVVVGAHYAATKAALIGLTKHLAGELGPHGIRVNAIAPGRIDTPMIRTVGDAVNAGQVAATPLRRLGKPEEVADLALYLASDEASFVTGQVVDVAGGMMMT; from the coding sequence ATGCAGCAGCAGGATCTGGCGGACCGCCCCAGCCATGCCGGGCGCATCGTGCTGGTCACCGGCGGCGGCCAGGGCATCGGCGCCGCCATCGCGCGCGGCTTCGCCCGGCGCGGCGCGAAGGTCGGGCTGGTCGACGCCGTGCCCGACCGGGCCGAGGCGATGGCAGCCGAGCTCGGCGGCGCCGGCGCGACTGCCGATGTCGCGGATTTCTCCGCCCTGGAAGCAGCGATCCGCGAACTGGAAAAAAAGCTGGGCGGACGGTTCGACACGCTGGTGAACAATGCCGGCATTTCGCCGAAGCATGACGGCCGCGCGCATGGCGCCTGGGAAATGGCGCCGGAAGAGTGGCAGCGCGTCGTCGGCGTCAACCTGAATGGCTGCTTCCACGCCATTCGCCTGCTGGTACCGGGCATGATGCAGGCGGGGCGCGGCGCCATCGTCAACATGTCCTCGGTCGCCGGGCGCACCTATTCCGTCGTCGTTGGCGCGCATTACGCGGCGACCAAGGCCGCGCTGATCGGGCTGACCAAGCATCTGGCGGGCGAGCTCGGCCCGCATGGCATCCGCGTCAACGCCATCGCGCCCGGGCGCATCGACACGCCCATGATCCGCACCGTGGGCGATGCGGTGAATGCCGGCCAGGTCGCGGCGACACCGTTGCGCCGCCTCGGCAAGCCGGAGGAGGTGGCCGATCTCGCGCTCTACCTCGCCTCCGACGAGGCCTCCTTCGTCACCGGCCAGGTCGTCGACGTGGCCGGTGGCATGATGATGACCTGA
- a CDS encoding GMC family oxidoreductase, producing MQESADYIVVGGGSAGCVLAARLSEDPATRVLLLEQGPEDRDPWIHVPAGYARLFASGRYDCGFATEPEAELDGRSIRWPRGRVLGGSGSVNGLVFLRGAPRDFDRWAQAGARGWSYDEVLPYFRRMEDWSGPGGETRGRGGPLPVSQVTRLSQGARAFIEACEAAGLPRNADMNDGPIDGVMPIQMNVRGGRRVSTARAFLAPARRRPNLRVLTGIEVLRVLVENGRAIGVATRRAGEAGETEYRATREVVLSAGAIATPKLLMLSGIGDGAALQSLGIPVRHHSPEVGKNLQDHLIARLAFRTRPAGTVNEIMASRLRLGLTAVLYALRRDGPLAVGATEATAFARVTPGAEEAEVQYQFINFSLASTGYVLPRTPGVMINFGQCRPDSRGEIRLRGPAPEDPPVIEANYLSAPQDQAVMLAAARLGRRLGRTRPFADLVLEELAPPQGQDDDATLLDHIRRTGTTVYHPCGSCRMGSDERAVLDPSLRLRGVAGLRVADASVMPLVPSTNIQPAVIMVAERAADLIRAG from the coding sequence GTGCAGGAGAGTGCGGATTACATCGTGGTGGGCGGCGGCTCCGCCGGCTGCGTGCTGGCGGCGCGGCTGTCGGAGGATCCGGCCACACGCGTGCTGCTGCTGGAACAGGGGCCGGAGGATCGCGATCCCTGGATCCATGTGCCGGCCGGCTATGCGCGGCTCTTCGCCAGCGGCCGCTATGATTGCGGCTTCGCGACCGAGCCGGAGGCGGAACTCGACGGCCGCAGCATCCGCTGGCCGCGCGGCCGTGTCCTCGGCGGCTCAGGCTCGGTGAACGGGCTGGTCTTCCTGCGCGGCGCGCCGCGGGATTTCGACCGCTGGGCGCAGGCGGGCGCGCGCGGCTGGTCCTATGACGAGGTGCTGCCCTATTTCCGGCGCATGGAGGATTGGTCCGGCCCGGGCGGCGAGACGCGCGGCCGGGGCGGCCCGCTGCCGGTCAGCCAGGTGACACGGCTGTCGCAGGGCGCGCGCGCCTTCATCGAGGCGTGCGAGGCCGCCGGCCTGCCGCGCAATGCCGACATGAATGACGGGCCGATCGACGGCGTCATGCCGATCCAGATGAATGTGCGCGGCGGGCGGCGCGTCAGCACGGCGCGCGCCTTCCTCGCCCCTGCCCGCCGCCGGCCCAATCTGCGGGTGCTGACCGGCATCGAGGTGCTGCGCGTGCTGGTCGAGAATGGCCGCGCCATCGGCGTCGCCACGCGCCGCGCGGGCGAGGCCGGCGAGACAGAATACCGCGCGACGCGCGAGGTGGTGCTGAGCGCCGGTGCCATCGCCACGCCGAAGCTGCTGATGCTGAGCGGCATCGGCGATGGCGCGGCCTTGCAAAGCCTCGGCATCCCGGTGCGGCACCACAGCCCGGAAGTCGGGAAAAACCTGCAGGACCATCTGATCGCGCGGCTGGCCTTCCGCACCCGGCCGGCGGGCACGGTGAACGAGATCATGGCCAGCCGGCTACGCCTTGGCCTGACCGCTGTGCTCTACGCGCTGCGGCGCGACGGGCCGCTGGCGGTGGGCGCGACCGAGGCCACCGCCTTCGCCCGCGTGACACCGGGCGCGGAGGAGGCCGAGGTGCAGTACCAGTTCATCAATTTCAGCCTCGCCTCCACCGGCTATGTGCTGCCGCGTACGCCGGGGGTGATGATCAATTTCGGCCAGTGCCGCCCGGACAGCCGCGGCGAGATCCGGCTGCGCGGCCCGGCGCCCGAGGATCCGCCGGTGATCGAGGCCAACTACCTCAGCGCGCCGCAGGACCAGGCGGTGATGCTGGCGGCGGCGCGGCTGGGCCGGCGCCTCGGCCGCACGCGCCCCTTTGCCGATCTGGTGCTGGAGGAGCTGGCGCCGCCGCAGGGCCAGGATGACGATGCGACGCTGCTCGACCACATCCGCCGCACCGGCACCACCGTCTACCATCCCTGCGGCAGCTGCCGCATGGGCAGCGACGAGCGCGCGGTGCTCGACCCCTCGCTGCGGCTGCGCGGCGTGGCGGGTCTGCGCGTCGCCGATGCATCGGTGATGCCGCTGGTGCCGTCCACCAACATCCAGCCGGCGGTGATCATGGTGGCGGAGCGCGCCGCCGACCTGATCCGCGCCGGCTGA
- a CDS encoding response regulator, translating into MSPLLEEPPATLLLVDDEPEILVALSDLFEDEFRVLTAASGPAGLEILAREPDVHVILSDQRMPEMTGDAFLARARRVSRAEALLLTGYADLDAVISAVNLGRIAGYAPKPWEPAALLSMVRGAVERYRLARALETERALLQGLLASSADALSFKDAQGRFVRLNAVKAAGLGRPAGDCLGLDEAGTLPEPARAALREAEQAALSGGRPVELVEQRLGEGGAPRWMRVSRIPILDGAGRPAHLATIEHDMTEQRALEERLHQAEKMQALGTMAGGVAHDFNNLLTAILGSLELLLHSGLSDARQEKLVKNAIMAAERGSTLTQRLLSFSRKRELQLKATDVNQLVLDMDELLLRSIGQAELQRSLEPALWPAMVDPEQLGLALLNLCINSRDAMPEGGQITITTRNLQAGEDAVPDLAPGDYVAIAVTDTGEGMPPAILAQAFEPFFTTKEVGKGTGLGLSMVYGLTRQSGGTAAIRSAPGEGTTVELFLPRAERLEPSPCGGEGAPLVARRTVTVLVVDDDPGVRGVTATFLADLGHRVVEVAEGEAALRTLSERQDIGLLVTDVAMPRMDGTELAERARALQPSLPVLLLTGYADPQTGPQDYPVLRKPFRLGDLSRCIAELLSR; encoded by the coding sequence ATGAGCCCGCTTCTGGAGGAACCGCCGGCCACCCTGCTGCTGGTGGATGACGAGCCGGAGATCCTCGTCGCCCTCTCCGATCTGTTCGAGGACGAGTTCCGCGTGCTGACCGCCGCCTCCGGCCCGGCGGGGCTGGAGATCCTGGCGCGCGAGCCGGATGTGCATGTCATCCTCTCCGACCAGCGCATGCCGGAGATGACGGGCGACGCCTTCCTCGCCCGCGCCCGCCGCGTCAGCCGGGCGGAGGCGCTGCTGCTGACCGGCTATGCCGATCTCGACGCCGTCATCAGCGCGGTCAATCTCGGCCGCATCGCCGGCTACGCGCCGAAGCCCTGGGAGCCGGCGGCGCTGCTCTCCATGGTGCGCGGCGCGGTGGAACGCTACCGCCTGGCGCGCGCGCTGGAGACCGAGCGGGCGCTGCTGCAGGGGCTGCTCGCCTCCTCGGCCGATGCGCTGTCCTTCAAGGATGCGCAGGGGCGCTTCGTGCGGCTGAACGCGGTGAAGGCGGCGGGGCTCGGCCGGCCGGCGGGCGATTGCCTCGGCCTCGACGAGGCCGGCACCCTGCCCGAGCCGGCCCGCGCCGCGCTGCGCGAGGCCGAGCAGGCGGCGCTGTCCGGCGGCCGCCCGGTGGAGCTGGTGGAGCAGCGGCTGGGCGAGGGCGGCGCGCCGCGCTGGATGCGCGTCAGCCGCATCCCGATCCTGGACGGCGCCGGCCGGCCGGCGCATCTGGCCACCATCGAGCACGACATGACGGAGCAGCGCGCGCTCGAGGAGCGGCTGCACCAGGCGGAGAAGATGCAGGCGCTGGGCACCATGGCCGGCGGCGTCGCGCATGACTTCAACAATCTGCTGACCGCGATCCTCGGCAGCCTGGAGCTGCTGCTGCACAGCGGCCTGTCCGATGCGCGGCAGGAGAAGCTGGTCAAGAACGCCATCATGGCGGCCGAGCGCGGCTCGACCCTGACGCAGCGCCTGCTGAGCTTCAGCCGCAAGCGCGAGCTGCAGCTGAAGGCCACCGACGTCAACCAGCTGGTGCTGGACATGGACGAGCTGCTGCTGCGCAGCATCGGCCAGGCGGAGCTGCAGCGCAGCCTGGAGCCCGCGCTGTGGCCGGCGATGGTCGACCCCGAGCAGCTCGGCCTCGCCTTGCTCAATCTCTGCATCAACAGCCGCGACGCCATGCCGGAAGGCGGGCAGATCACCATCACCACCCGCAACCTGCAGGCGGGCGAGGATGCGGTGCCGGACCTCGCCCCCGGCGATTATGTCGCCATCGCGGTGACCGACACCGGCGAGGGCATGCCGCCCGCCATCCTGGCCCAGGCCTTCGAGCCCTTCTTCACCACCAAGGAGGTGGGCAAGGGCACCGGGCTCGGCCTGTCCATGGTCTATGGGCTGACGCGGCAATCCGGCGGCACCGCGGCGATCCGCAGCGCGCCGGGGGAGGGCACCACGGTCGAGCTGTTCCTGCCGCGCGCCGAGCGGCTGGAGCCCAGCCCCTGCGGCGGCGAGGGCGCGCCGCTGGTGGCGCGACGCACCGTGACCGTGCTGGTGGTCGATGACGATCCCGGGGTGCGCGGCGTCACCGCCACCTTCCTGGCCGATCTCGGCCATCGTGTGGTCGAGGTGGCGGAGGGCGAGGCGGCGCTGCGCACCCTGTCGGAGCGCCAGGATATCGGCCTGCTGGTGACCGATGTCGCGATGCCGCGCATGGATGGCACGGAACTCGCCGAACGCGCCCGCGCGCTGCAGCCCTCGCTGCCGGTGCTGCTGCTGACCGGCTATGCCGATCCGCAGACCGGGCCGCAGGATTATCCCGTGCTGCGCAAGCCCTTCCGCCTCGGCGACCTGTCGCGCTGCATCGCCGAGCTGCTGTCGCGCTGA
- a CDS encoding response regulator, whose product MSSTEAQAAPPVAGETLLLVEDSDTQALQMRRLLEAEGFAVTRAATAELALEALNQALPALVIVDYHLPGMNGDELARQIRLNSRSRALPVLMLTEAREGDVERQGLESGADAYVPKSADQALLLLRIRALLRRRAAGATPGQGGVFRRARMLVVDDGATYRTYLSGLLTREGYAVESAASAEAALEAIAASPAEWDCVVMNAFSAGFDGVLLCARLNALRAAALGDGEGPGFQIVALGPESMAGREMLTGLFEAGADELVPATAEARVLSLRIRAALRRKLLQEEDRRSAAELRERELSVQRAQAEAAAAQAKAALAEALARANDELADANRQLKDTQTKLVQAAKMASLGELVAGIAHEINNPLAFILAHQGTVERLLGQIQPMLAEDAAARPLLERCRDRSRSMTLGLKRIQDLVLNLRKFSRQDDAFQRVNVPDALDTVLALLAHKLGERIEVRRDYRAAPDLRCSPALLNQVVMNIVANAADAIAERGHITIATESDGETYRIAISDSGPGVPEDLRERIFEPFFTTKPVGAGTGLGLAIAYNVIQAHDGTISVGTGPEGGASFVISVPMQQGR is encoded by the coding sequence ATGAGCAGCACCGAGGCGCAGGCCGCGCCGCCCGTGGCGGGCGAGACGCTGCTGCTGGTCGAGGATTCCGACACCCAGGCGCTGCAGATGCGCCGGCTGCTGGAGGCGGAGGGCTTCGCCGTCACCCGCGCCGCGACGGCGGAGCTGGCGCTGGAGGCGCTGAACCAGGCGCTGCCGGCCCTTGTCATCGTCGACTACCACCTGCCGGGCATGAATGGCGACGAGCTGGCGCGGCAGATCCGCCTCAACAGCCGCTCCCGCGCCCTGCCGGTGCTGATGCTGACCGAGGCGCGCGAGGGCGATGTCGAGCGCCAGGGGCTGGAGAGCGGCGCCGACGCCTATGTGCCGAAATCGGCTGACCAGGCGCTGCTGCTGCTGCGCATCCGCGCCCTGCTGCGCCGCCGCGCCGCCGGCGCCACGCCCGGCCAGGGCGGCGTGTTCCGCCGCGCCCGCATGCTGGTGGTCGATGACGGCGCCACCTACCGCACCTATCTCTCCGGCCTGCTGACGCGCGAGGGCTATGCGGTGGAAAGCGCCGCCAGCGCGGAAGCCGCGCTGGAAGCCATCGCCGCCAGCCCGGCCGAATGGGATTGCGTGGTGATGAACGCCTTCTCGGCGGGCTTCGACGGCGTGCTGCTCTGCGCCCGGCTGAACGCGCTGCGCGCCGCGGCGCTGGGCGATGGCGAGGGGCCGGGCTTCCAGATCGTGGCGCTGGGCCCCGAGAGCATGGCCGGGCGCGAGATGCTGACCGGGCTGTTCGAGGCCGGCGCCGATGAGCTGGTGCCGGCCACCGCCGAGGCGCGCGTGCTGTCCTTGCGCATCCGCGCCGCGCTGCGCCGCAAGCTGCTGCAGGAGGAGGACCGGCGCAGCGCCGCCGAGCTGCGCGAGCGCGAGCTCTCCGTGCAGCGCGCCCAGGCCGAGGCCGCCGCCGCCCAGGCCAAGGCGGCGCTGGCCGAGGCGCTGGCACGCGCCAATGACGAGCTGGCGGATGCCAACCGCCAGCTGAAGGACACCCAGACCAAGCTGGTGCAGGCCGCCAAGATGGCCTCGCTGGGCGAGCTGGTGGCCGGCATCGCGCATGAGATCAACAACCCGCTCGCCTTCATCCTGGCGCATCAGGGCACGGTGGAGCGGCTGCTCGGCCAGATCCAGCCGATGCTGGCCGAGGATGCGGCCGCGCGGCCGCTGCTGGAGCGCTGCCGCGACCGCTCGCGCTCGATGACGCTGGGGCTGAAGCGCATCCAGGACCTGGTGCTGAACCTGCGCAAATTCTCCCGCCAGGACGATGCCTTCCAGCGCGTCAACGTGCCCGACGCGCTGGACACGGTGCTGGCGCTGCTGGCGCACAAGCTGGGCGAGCGCATCGAGGTGCGGCGCGACTACCGCGCCGCGCCCGATCTGCGCTGCTCGCCGGCCCTGCTGAACCAGGTGGTGATGAACATCGTCGCCAATGCCGCCGACGCCATCGCCGAGCGCGGCCATATCACCATCGCGACCGAGAGCGATGGGGAGACCTACCGCATCGCCATCTCCGACAGCGGGCCGGGCGTGCCCGAGGATCTGCGCGAGCGCATCTTCGAACCCTTCTTCACCACCAAGCCGGTGGGCGCGGGCACTGGGCTTGGGCTCGCCATCGCCTATAACGTCATCCAGGCGCATGATGGCACGATCAGCGTCGGCACCGGGCCCGAGGGCGGGGCCTCCTTCGTCATCAGCGTGCCGATGCAGCAGGGACGGTGA
- the cheB gene encoding chemotaxis-specific protein-glutamate methyltransferase CheB, producing the protein MIVEDSLVVRRLLAHIVSRDPRLTLAAAVASAEEALQELPRIRPDVISMDIRLPGMDGLEATRRIMAEQPTPIVVIADSVEDASLRISMNALRAGALSVVEKPVGMETGGHERIAETICTQLYIMSQVPVIRRRGAGLPRPAARPAATPRAEAPAQRPAVLAIAASTGGPPALAQVLGALPADFPLPVLLVQHMGGAFMEGFAAWLDGLVPPRVRIAQEGEAPLPGQVYVAPGDRHLLLSPQRRLRISAERPLGSQRPAATLLFRSVAEACGAQALGVLLTGMGEDGAQGLLEMREAGGFTITEHESTAVVYGMPAAAVRLGGSSVSLPLPMIGPRLLQLAKVAG; encoded by the coding sequence ATGATCGTCGAGGATTCGCTGGTGGTGCGCCGGCTGCTCGCGCATATCGTCTCGCGCGATCCGCGGCTGACGCTGGCCGCCGCCGTGGCCTCGGCCGAGGAGGCGCTGCAGGAGCTGCCGCGCATCCGCCCCGACGTCATCTCGATGGATATCCGCCTGCCCGGCATGGATGGGCTGGAGGCGACGCGGCGCATCATGGCCGAGCAGCCGACGCCGATCGTGGTCATCGCCGACAGTGTCGAGGATGCCTCGCTGCGCATCTCGATGAACGCGCTGCGCGCCGGCGCGCTGTCGGTCGTCGAGAAGCCGGTCGGCATGGAGACTGGCGGGCATGAGCGCATCGCCGAGACGATCTGCACCCAGCTCTACATCATGAGCCAGGTGCCGGTGATCCGGCGGCGCGGCGCCGGCCTGCCGCGCCCGGCCGCGCGGCCCGCAGCCACCCCGCGCGCCGAGGCGCCGGCGCAGCGCCCGGCGGTGCTGGCGATCGCCGCCTCCACCGGCGGCCCGCCGGCGCTGGCCCAGGTGCTGGGCGCGCTGCCGGCCGATTTCCCGCTGCCGGTGCTGCTGGTGCAGCATATGGGCGGCGCCTTCATGGAGGGCTTCGCCGCCTGGCTGGACGGGCTGGTGCCGCCGCGCGTGCGCATCGCCCAGGAGGGCGAGGCGCCGCTGCCCGGCCAGGTCTATGTCGCCCCCGGCGACCGGCATCTGCTGCTGAGCCCGCAGCGCCGGCTGCGCATCAGTGCCGAGCGGCCGCTGGGCAGCCAGCGCCCGGCGGCGACGCTGCTGTTCCGCTCGGTGGCCGAGGCCTGCGGCGCCCAGGCGCTGGGCGTGCTGCTGACCGGCATGGGCGAGGATGGCGCGCAGGGCCTGCTGGAGATGCGCGAGGCCGGCGGCTTCACCATCACCGAGCATGAGAGCACGGCGGTGGTCTATGGCATGCCGGCCGCCGCGGTGCGGCTGGGCGGGTCCAGCGTCAGCCTGCCGCTGCCGATGATCGGGCCGCGCCTGCTGCAGCTGGCAAAGGTCGCAGGATGA